The proteins below are encoded in one region of Argonema galeatum A003/A1:
- a CDS encoding transposase, which yields NNKLKLLKRCGFGFRNFNNFEIRALLLWHFHNILAH from the coding sequence AATAATAAATTAAAATTGTTAAAACGTTGTGGATTTGGATTTAGAAATTTTAATAATTTTGAAATACGGGCTTTACTATTGTGGCATTTTCATAACATTTTAGCACACTAA
- a CDS encoding amidase, whose product MNKIDLAFTPALEQSKLIRNKEVSPLELVQLYLERIQHLDSQLGSYFTVMADLALADAKAKTEQLGRGDTSDLPPFFGVPISIKDLNPVVDVPCSYGSPVLRNQVATYDDGVVTRIRRGGFIILGKTATSELGSFPYTEPPGFPPARNPWNLDYTPGGSSGGAAASLAAGLCAIAQGSDGGGSIRGPAFCCGLVGIKPSRGRVSYAPLGDRQNGIASNGPLARTVADAAALLDVISGYITGDPYWLPDPDPSFLAAASLRPDRLRIAFSTEIAPVGEASPVCQQPVLETVKLLEEMGHAVEPGCPDFNGLVEPFKIVWQAGVAAAGIPKEALGSMNAWLADRICDAGEYLRAVGQMQAIARRIVAFFDNVDVLVLPVYMHPTIRVGEWADLSPEETLPKLVHWVGPCPPFNASGQPSIVIPTGFDPNGLPLGVQLVGRPAAEATIISLAAQIEAVKPWIQHRPAFALQS is encoded by the coding sequence ATGAACAAAATTGATTTAGCATTTACCCCCGCACTAGAACAGTCTAAGCTCATCCGCAACAAAGAAGTGTCGCCGCTGGAGTTGGTGCAGCTTTACCTAGAACGCATCCAGCATTTAGATTCCCAACTGGGCAGTTATTTTACCGTAATGGCAGATCTAGCTTTGGCGGATGCTAAAGCCAAAACCGAACAACTGGGTAGAGGCGATACTTCCGATTTGCCGCCTTTTTTTGGTGTGCCGATTTCAATTAAAGACCTCAACCCAGTTGTCGATGTCCCCTGTAGTTATGGTTCACCAGTTTTGAGGAACCAGGTGGCTACTTATGATGATGGGGTGGTGACGCGAATACGCCGGGGTGGGTTTATTATTTTGGGCAAAACTGCGACTTCTGAGTTGGGTTCTTTCCCTTACACAGAACCACCTGGGTTTCCACCAGCTCGAAATCCTTGGAATTTGGATTATACTCCGGGCGGGTCGAGTGGCGGTGCGGCGGCGTCTCTAGCGGCTGGATTATGTGCGATCGCGCAAGGTTCTGATGGCGGTGGTTCCATTCGCGGCCCAGCTTTCTGCTGCGGTTTGGTGGGGATTAAGCCTTCTAGAGGTCGGGTATCTTATGCACCTCTAGGCGATCGCCAAAATGGTATTGCTAGTAATGGCCCTCTAGCTCGGACTGTAGCGGATGCGGCAGCCCTGCTTGATGTTATCTCTGGTTATATCACGGGCGACCCTTACTGGTTGCCCGATCCAGACCCCTCATTCCTTGCTGCTGCCAGTCTAAGGCCCGATCGTTTGCGAATTGCTTTTTCTACAGAAATTGCGCCTGTGGGTGAAGCATCGCCTGTGTGCCAGCAACCTGTGCTAGAAACGGTGAAACTTCTAGAAGAAATGGGTCACGCGGTTGAACCCGGTTGTCCCGACTTTAACGGTTTGGTTGAACCTTTTAAGATTGTTTGGCAGGCAGGTGTCGCAGCAGCTGGCATTCCTAAAGAAGCTCTGGGCTCGATGAATGCTTGGCTAGCCGATCGAATCTGCGATGCGGGAGAATACTTGCGCGCCGTCGGTCAGATGCAAGCGATCGCACGGCGGATCGTTGCTTTCTTTGATAACGTGGATGTCTTAGTCCTGCCAGTCTATATGCACCCCACAATCCGCGTTGGGGAATGGGCCGATCTGAGTCCCGAAGAAACTTTGCCAAAGCTTGTGCATTGGGTGGGTCCCTGTCCGCCCTTTAATGCCAGCGGACAGCCCAGCATAGTAATTCCCACAGGTTTTGATCCCAATGGCTTACCGCTTGGCGTTCAGCTTGTAGGGCGTCCTGCTGCTGAAGCCACTATCATTTCTCTAGCAGCTCAGATTGAAGCTGTAAAACCCTGGATTCAGCACCGTCCTGCTTTTGCATTGCAATCATAA
- the map gene encoding type I methionyl aminopeptidase encodes MNILGNLLSHSVQTSSSNKRRKGIEIKSPREIGIMRQASKIVATILKEISQTMEPGMTTADVDAYAEKRIREMGAKPSFKGYHGFPASICSSINNEVVHGIPSAKKVIRAGDVVKIDTGAYYEGFHGDSCITIAVGEVTPEAAKLIRVAEEALYKGIEQVKAGNYLMDLAGAIQDCVVANGFTVVEDFTGHGVGRNLHEEPSVFNFRTREMPNVKLRAGMTLAIEPILNAGSKFTRTLADKWTAVTVDNALSAQFEHTVLVTEDGYEILTDRALV; translated from the coding sequence ATGAATATTCTAGGCAATTTGCTTTCCCACTCCGTTCAAACTTCCTCTAGCAATAAAAGACGTAAAGGCATTGAGATTAAGTCGCCCCGTGAAATAGGAATCATGCGACAGGCGTCGAAAATCGTGGCAACAATACTTAAAGAAATTTCCCAGACGATGGAACCTGGGATGACAACAGCAGATGTGGACGCCTACGCGGAAAAGCGCATCCGAGAAATGGGCGCAAAACCAAGTTTCAAAGGCTATCACGGATTTCCTGCTTCTATCTGTTCTAGTATCAATAACGAAGTGGTACATGGGATTCCCAGTGCCAAAAAAGTGATTCGGGCTGGAGATGTAGTAAAAATAGATACTGGTGCTTATTACGAAGGCTTTCACGGCGACTCTTGCATTACGATCGCAGTAGGCGAAGTAACTCCAGAAGCCGCTAAGTTAATTCGGGTTGCAGAAGAAGCGCTTTACAAAGGCATTGAGCAAGTTAAAGCGGGAAACTATCTGATGGATCTTGCTGGTGCTATTCAGGATTGTGTTGTAGCAAACGGGTTCACCGTGGTAGAAGATTTTACCGGACATGGTGTGGGTCGCAACCTGCATGAAGAACCCTCCGTGTTTAACTTCCGCACCCGCGAGATGCCAAATGTCAAGCTGCGTGCTGGGATGACTTTGGCGATCGAACCAATTTTGAATGCAGGTTCTAAATTCACGCGCACTCTGGCGGACAAGTGGACGGCGGTGACTGTGGATAATGCCCTGTCTGCCCAGTTTGAGCATACCGTACTGGTGACTGAAGACGGGTATGAGATTTTGACCGATCGCGCTTTGGTCTAG
- a CDS encoding sulfocyanin-like copper-binding protein: MVRLIGSIDKLWRHWWMLLALIVCFGFIFASPAEASLISNPVTEVKIDLGNAGNELKFFPNNLKFVADRPYKLIVNNPSPQKHYFTAKDFADAIWTQKVQDGKMEVKGAIHEIEIQPGAQAEWVFVPLKSGTYSLRCPIAGHTEAGMTGQIAISAE; the protein is encoded by the coding sequence ATGGTTCGGTTAATTGGCTCTATCGATAAACTATGGCGGCATTGGTGGATGCTGTTGGCGCTAATAGTTTGCTTTGGCTTTATCTTTGCATCCCCAGCTGAAGCTTCTCTCATCAGCAACCCAGTTACAGAAGTTAAGATCGATTTGGGCAATGCCGGTAACGAATTAAAGTTTTTCCCAAACAACCTCAAGTTTGTGGCCGATCGGCCCTATAAACTGATCGTCAACAATCCCAGTCCCCAGAAGCACTATTTCACCGCCAAAGACTTTGCAGACGCAATTTGGACGCAAAAAGTCCAAGATGGCAAAATGGAAGTCAAAGGGGCTATCCACGAGATAGAAATCCAACCCGGAGCCCAGGCAGAGTGGGTATTTGTACCGCTTAAATCGGGCACTTACAGTCTCCGCTGTCCAATCGCGGGACATACCGAAGCGGGGATGACCGGCCAAATTGCTATTTCTGCTGAGTAG
- a CDS encoding sulfite exporter TauE/SafE family protein: MLSLYLFLVLGFIGSGHCVGMCGPLVMGYTLPQKNSWHSHVLYGLGRSTTYALLGFLAGSFGEILQSLLGFRATLLILAGGVMIYLALGQLKVLPRKLPSIQHYRWYRESVGRLYASKSWYRTYPLGVLLGFIPCGLTAMALSLGITQPIAIATLGMFIFGLGTMPAMVGFGILIQRLKIPKLERYVAMAMLILGCLTLWMGVYTLGWLPPPPQSALLGQLHPTSLPGTDYTQQAPDRHLHHHH; encoded by the coding sequence ATGCTCAGTTTGTATCTTTTTCTAGTCCTTGGTTTTATTGGGAGCGGTCACTGCGTAGGGATGTGCGGCCCGTTGGTGATGGGCTATACTTTACCTCAGAAGAACAGTTGGCATTCTCACGTACTTTACGGTTTAGGTCGCTCTACAACCTATGCGCTTTTAGGATTTCTGGCTGGTAGCTTTGGTGAAATTCTACAAAGTCTGTTAGGATTCCGCGCCACGCTTTTGATTCTGGCAGGTGGGGTGATGATTTACTTGGCGTTAGGGCAACTAAAAGTTTTACCTAGAAAGCTGCCTTCAATCCAGCACTATCGGTGGTATCGGGAAAGCGTTGGGCGGCTGTACGCTAGTAAAAGCTGGTATCGCACCTACCCATTAGGAGTGTTGCTGGGATTTATTCCTTGCGGCTTGACGGCAATGGCGCTGAGTCTTGGCATTACTCAACCGATCGCGATCGCTACTCTTGGTATGTTTATTTTTGGCTTGGGTACGATGCCTGCGATGGTAGGCTTTGGTATCCTAATTCAACGGCTCAAAATTCCCAAGCTGGAGCGCTATGTAGCAATGGCAATGCTAATATTGGGCTGTCTGACCCTCTGGATGGGAGTGTATACGTTAGGCTGGTTGCCTCCACCTCCTCAGAGCGCTCTTTTAGGCCAACTGCATCCCACGAGCTTGCCTGGGACAGACTATACCCAGCAAGCTCCCGATCGGCATCTTCATCATCATCACTGA
- a CDS encoding DegT/DnrJ/EryC1/StrS family aminotransferase translates to MNQFIPLSQPSITNLEIDYVTDVLKSGWISSLGKYINLFEERFAEYCGTKYALTTSSGTTAIHLALVTYGIEADDEVIVPDLTFIATANAVTYTGAKVVLVDIEEDTLCIDPVQIEKAITEKTKAIIPVHLYGHPANMIAIDKLAKKYNLLVVEDAAEAHGAAVKGQKTGSLGDCGIFSFYGNKLVTCGEGGMITTNDEEFYQKAKHLRDHAMSSSKRYWHDRIGYNYRMTNMQAALGLAQIERLDELLSRKREIFKLYEKTLSNISGIKLNFTADWASNVYWLVCLEIEGYTEKERNNLMLALSHEGIETRPYFYPISDMPMYESNRIHTPVTHKVYQRGINLPSYFELKNQQIDYVCESLQVYLARCLNLIG, encoded by the coding sequence ATGAATCAATTTATACCGCTATCACAACCATCGATTACTAACTTAGAGATAGACTACGTAACAGATGTGCTTAAATCGGGTTGGATATCTTCACTAGGTAAATACATCAATCTATTCGAGGAGAGATTTGCCGAATATTGCGGCACAAAATATGCCCTTACGACTTCTAGCGGTACGACAGCAATTCATCTCGCCCTTGTCACCTATGGAATTGAAGCCGATGATGAGGTTATTGTCCCCGACTTGACGTTTATTGCTACTGCTAATGCGGTAACTTATACAGGGGCAAAAGTCGTTTTAGTGGATATAGAAGAAGACACTCTCTGTATAGATCCAGTTCAAATCGAAAAAGCCATAACCGAAAAAACTAAAGCCATAATACCAGTGCATCTTTACGGACATCCAGCCAATATGATTGCGATCGATAAATTGGCGAAAAAATATAATCTTTTGGTTGTAGAAGATGCGGCTGAAGCTCACGGCGCTGCGGTTAAAGGACAAAAAACAGGCTCTCTAGGTGACTGTGGAATCTTTAGCTTTTACGGCAATAAGCTCGTAACCTGCGGAGAAGGAGGCATGATTACTACTAATGATGAAGAGTTTTATCAAAAGGCAAAGCACTTGCGAGATCATGCTATGAGTAGCTCAAAACGTTACTGGCACGATCGCATAGGGTATAACTATCGCATGACGAATATGCAGGCAGCATTGGGTCTAGCTCAAATTGAGAGATTAGATGAATTGCTGTCTCGAAAAAGAGAAATATTTAAATTATATGAAAAAACCTTGTCAAATATCTCAGGAATTAAGCTCAACTTCACAGCCGATTGGGCATCAAATGTTTATTGGCTTGTTTGTCTGGAAATTGAGGGTTATACAGAAAAAGAGCGAAACAACTTAATGCTGGCTTTAAGCCATGAAGGGATAGAGACAAGACCCTATTTTTATCCTATTTCGGATATGCCGATGTATGAGAGTAACAGAATTCATACACCTGTAACTCATAAGGTATACCAAAGGGGCATTAACTTACCTTCTTACTTTGAGCTAAAAAATCAACAAATTGATTATGTGTGTGAATCTTTACAAGTTTATTTAGCTCGATGTTTAAATTTGATAGGCTAA
- a CDS encoding amino acid adenylation domain-containing protein: MKPVEEFLSELRRLQVKLWIDEGRLRYGATPGTMTPDLLAQMKERKSEILAFLEQVNSDTPGLIKPVPRDKDLPLSFAQERLWFLDQLEGKNAAYNMAMALRLKGNLNLIALEEALKSLIDRHEVLRTNFATRNGIPVTLVRSTSNFSLPLVDLQNLSETEQYPKVQQFVKNEHLQPFVLENDSLIRGTLLQLQEKEYILLLTLHHIISDGWSMNLLRRELGIFYSAYEQGHPSSLPSLPIQYVDFAYWQRERFAGEVLQQELSYWKQQLDVAPPLLELPIDRPRPTIQTFSGAKQSQHLSQTLSEALNILSQREGATLFMTLLAAFKALLSRYTGTQDIVVGSPVAGRNRPEVEQLIGFFINTVVLRTHWDGNPSFRELLTTVKEVTLGAYEHQEMPFEKLVEELQPERNLTYNPLFQVWFNMINLEASALELPGLTIEMFSSAEASAKFDLTLYVRSQFEGIKLEWVYNRDLFNPETIAWMMGHFQTLLEAIVANPEQPIANLPLLGETERQRLRNCKNSVRPNQPFTEFPKAAIEQSIPARFEEQVRKYPHNIAIYTKNHQWTYSTLNHKANAIAQTLLQLCPSERIALLLEHDAPAIASILGVLKAGKTYIPLDPSYPQLRLTYILKDSQASAIFTNDRNLAIAQKLTSNKIQIINIDEIDLESSCNEVNLSTPDTLAYILYTSGSTGQPKGVIQSDRNVLHFIRNYTNNLHIAAEDKLTLLSSYSFDAAVMDIFGALLNGATLYPIDITAESLTYLVDCLRQQEITIYHSTPTLYRHFLETLPGPAQSLEIPFPTIRLVVLGGEEVVKKDVDLYREYFSDSCLFVNGLGGTESSFHLQYLIDNQTVIPGQLVPVGYPFEDTEILLLTEAGINTEVYGEIAIRSPYIALGYWQKPQLTQAVFLPDPEGGKCRIYRTGDLGRLRADGTIEFLGRKDFQVKIRGFRIELCEIEATLAQHPAVKETVVIASPDISGDKRLVAYVVFNPGSTSTASELRHFLKDRLPNYMVPAAFAILDALPLTPNGKINRRALPDPDPTRQEPTDNVIAPRDELELQLTKIWEKVLNIKPIHIRENFFDLGGHSLLAIQLFSQIKNTLDKDIPIATIFQAPTVEELANILRQEGWSNRWSSLVPLKPAGSKLPFFFHGGAAEAITWAKFGRCLPIDRPFYGLQHQILEGKPIFQNSVEEMAAHCIKEIQIIQPNGPYFIGGHCFGGTVAFEIAQQLHAQGEKVALLVLVDAYAPKPLPKDNLLWRTQAFFHKADFLLYKTYYYHADNLRQRHLAEKLTYIWDWLLEKAQSKFRQKLGGKMLKSQPSNHKHSNPIANLPKSENSDRASNPDEFIAHEIRYLEAEKVNRAAKAEYIPQVYPERIILLRASKQILEWYFGDRLGWSDLAAGGVESHEIPGIFGNLFNQSSLPFLVEKVKLALEETQVNPKKL, from the coding sequence ATGAAACCTGTTGAAGAATTTTTATCCGAACTCCGCCGTCTTCAGGTCAAGCTATGGATTGATGAGGGTCGTTTGCGCTATGGTGCTACGCCAGGAACAATGACCCCCGATTTACTGGCGCAAATGAAAGAGCGTAAATCGGAAATCCTGGCATTTCTGGAGCAAGTTAATTCAGATACCCCAGGGCTAATTAAACCCGTTCCCAGAGACAAAGACTTACCCCTCTCTTTTGCCCAAGAAAGATTGTGGTTTCTAGACCAACTAGAAGGCAAAAATGCTGCCTATAATATGGCAATGGCATTACGCCTCAAAGGTAATCTCAATTTAATTGCTCTAGAAGAAGCTTTAAAATCGCTGATTGACCGTCACGAAGTCCTGCGGACTAATTTTGCAACTCGTAACGGGATTCCTGTTACCCTCGTTCGTAGCACTTCTAATTTCTCCCTGCCTTTAGTAGACTTGCAAAACTTATCAGAAACCGAACAATATCCTAAAGTACAACAGTTCGTCAAGAACGAACACTTACAACCCTTCGTTCTTGAAAACGATTCCTTAATTCGAGGAACTTTACTACAACTCCAAGAAAAAGAATATATCCTACTGCTGACCCTACACCACATCATTTCTGATGGTTGGTCGATGAACTTGTTGCGTCGGGAACTGGGAATATTCTACTCGGCTTACGAACAGGGACATCCCTCTTCCTTGCCTTCATTACCTATCCAGTATGTGGATTTTGCCTACTGGCAGCGAGAGCGGTTTGCTGGAGAAGTTTTACAACAAGAACTGTCTTATTGGAAACAACAACTTGATGTAGCACCTCCTTTGCTAGAATTGCCCATAGATCGGCCCCGTCCAACGATTCAAACTTTCAGTGGTGCAAAACAATCTCAGCACCTTTCTCAGACTCTTAGTGAGGCGCTAAATATTTTAAGTCAACGAGAAGGGGCTACCTTATTTATGACGCTGTTAGCCGCCTTCAAAGCTTTACTGTCTCGCTACACGGGTACGCAAGACATTGTAGTTGGATCTCCCGTCGCAGGTCGCAACCGTCCCGAAGTAGAGCAGTTAATTGGTTTTTTCATCAATACTGTAGTGTTACGCACTCATTGGGATGGAAATCCCAGTTTTCGGGAACTGTTGACAACAGTTAAGGAGGTGACATTAGGGGCTTACGAACATCAGGAAATGCCATTTGAAAAGCTGGTAGAGGAACTGCAGCCGGAACGAAATCTCACCTACAATCCTCTGTTCCAAGTATGGTTTAACATGATAAATTTAGAAGCTTCAGCACTGGAACTGCCAGGGCTAACTATAGAGATGTTTTCCAGTGCTGAAGCTTCTGCCAAGTTCGACTTAACTCTGTATGTGCGATCGCAATTTGAGGGCATTAAGCTGGAGTGGGTCTACAATCGGGATTTGTTTAACCCAGAGACGATCGCTTGGATGATGGGGCATTTCCAAACCTTGTTAGAAGCAATTGTTGCCAATCCAGAGCAACCGATCGCTAATTTACCGCTCTTGGGTGAAACAGAACGTCAAAGACTGCGTAACTGTAAAAATTCGGTTCGTCCCAATCAGCCCTTTACAGAATTCCCTAAAGCTGCTATCGAGCAATCAATCCCGGCTCGATTTGAGGAGCAAGTCAGAAAATATCCGCACAATATTGCTATTTATACCAAAAATCATCAGTGGACTTACAGCACCTTAAACCACAAGGCAAATGCGATCGCTCAAACTCTCCTGCAACTGTGTCCATCAGAAAGAATTGCTCTTTTACTTGAACACGATGCACCTGCGATCGCATCCATCTTAGGAGTCCTCAAAGCAGGCAAAACCTACATTCCCCTCGACCCAAGTTATCCCCAACTGAGACTGACTTACATTCTGAAAGATTCTCAAGCTAGTGCCATCTTCACTAACGATCGGAATCTGGCGATCGCCCAAAAATTAACATCCAATAAAATCCAAATCATCAACATTGATGAAATCGACTTGGAATCCTCTTGCAATGAAGTAAATCTATCTACCCCAGATACCCTAGCTTACATTCTCTATACTTCTGGCTCAACCGGACAACCCAAGGGAGTTATCCAAAGCGATCGCAACGTTCTTCATTTCATCAGAAATTACACCAATAATCTTCATATTGCTGCCGAGGATAAGCTAACGCTGCTCTCCTCCTACAGCTTTGATGCAGCAGTCATGGATATCTTTGGAGCCTTATTAAATGGAGCCACCCTATACCCAATTGACATTACAGCAGAAAGTCTAACCTATCTTGTTGATTGCTTAAGACAACAAGAGATTACCATCTATCACTCCACCCCCACCCTCTACCGACACTTTCTCGAAACCTTACCCGGACCCGCTCAAAGTTTAGAAATCCCATTTCCGACAATTCGTTTAGTAGTTTTAGGAGGAGAAGAAGTAGTTAAAAAAGATGTTGATTTGTACAGGGAATATTTTTCAGATAGCTGTCTTTTTGTCAATGGCTTGGGAGGTACGGAATCTTCTTTTCATTTGCAATATTTAATCGATAATCAAACCGTTATTCCTGGTCAGCTAGTTCCCGTAGGTTATCCTTTTGAAGACACCGAAATTTTATTACTTACTGAAGCAGGAATAAATACTGAAGTTTATGGAGAAATTGCCATCAGAAGTCCTTATATCGCTCTAGGTTATTGGCAAAAACCCCAACTCACACAAGCAGTCTTTTTACCCGACCCAGAAGGAGGAAAATGCCGAATTTACCGGACAGGAGATTTGGGTCGTTTAAGAGCCGATGGCACTATAGAATTTTTAGGTAGAAAGGACTTTCAGGTAAAAATTCGCGGCTTCCGCATTGAACTCTGCGAAATTGAAGCGACCCTAGCTCAACACCCAGCGGTTAAAGAAACGGTTGTTATTGCCTCACCAGACATATCTGGGGATAAACGTCTCGTCGCTTACGTAGTTTTCAACCCAGGGTCAACCTCCACTGCTTCAGAATTACGCCACTTCCTCAAAGATAGGCTACCTAATTATATGGTGCCAGCTGCCTTTGCGATTTTAGATGCTCTGCCTTTGACTCCTAATGGAAAAATTAATCGTCGCGCCCTTCCCGACCCCGACCCAACTCGACAAGAACCAACAGACAATGTTATTGCGCCTAGAGATGAATTAGAACTGCAACTAACTAAAATTTGGGAAAAAGTTCTCAACATTAAACCCATCCATATCCGCGAGAACTTCTTTGACTTAGGAGGGCACTCTTTACTAGCCATACAGCTATTCAGTCAAATTAAAAATACTCTTGACAAAGACATTCCGATTGCTACTATCTTCCAAGCGCCGACTGTTGAAGAATTAGCTAACATCCTACGTCAAGAAGGATGGTCAAATCGTTGGTCTAGTCTCGTACCCCTTAAACCCGCAGGTTCTAAACTGCCTTTCTTCTTTCACGGTGGTGCTGCTGAAGCCATTACCTGGGCTAAATTTGGCCGTTGTTTGCCGATCGATCGACCTTTTTATGGTCTGCAACACCAAATTTTGGAGGGAAAACCAATCTTCCAGAATTCTGTTGAAGAAATGGCGGCTCACTGCATCAAAGAAATACAAATAATCCAACCCAACGGGCCTTATTTTATCGGCGGTCACTGCTTTGGAGGAACAGTGGCATTCGAGATAGCTCAACAGCTTCATGCTCAAGGTGAAAAAGTAGCGCTGCTGGTTTTAGTTGATGCTTATGCACCTAAACCATTACCGAAAGATAACCTGCTTTGGCGAACTCAAGCCTTTTTTCATAAAGCAGATTTTTTACTTTATAAAACTTACTACTATCATGCCGATAACTTAAGGCAGCGTCATTTGGCTGAAAAACTAACCTACATTTGGGATTGGCTGCTCGAAAAAGCTCAATCCAAATTTAGACAAAAGCTTGGTGGTAAGATGTTAAAATCCCAGCCGTCTAATCATAAACATAGCAATCCGATCGCCAATTTACCCAAAAGTGAAAATTCCGATCGGGCCTCAAATCCTGATGAATTTATTGCCCATGAAATTCGCTACCTCGAAGCGGAAAAGGTCAACCGAGCAGCTAAGGCTGAATATATTCCTCAAGTCTACCCAGAGCGAATCATCCTCTTGCGAGCTAGTAAACAAATATTAGAATGGTACTTTGGCGATCGATTAGGCTGGTCAGACTTGGCAGCAGGGGGAGTGGAAAGCCATGAAATTCCTGGAATTTTTGGCAACTTATTTAACCAATCCTCTCTTCCCTTCCTAGTTGAAAAAGTGAAGCTTGCCTTGGAGGAAACACAAGTCAATCCAAAAAAACTCTAG
- a CDS encoding B12-binding domain-containing radical SAM protein, translated as MRILLIYPLFPQSFWSFEKTLALMNRKVSLPPLGLVTVAAILPQDWEFKLVDRNFRQITEAEWAWADLVILSAMIVQKQDLLNQIQEAKQRGKAVAVGGPYPTSLPDEAKAAGADYLILDEGEITLPMFVEAIERGDTGGVFRSGGEKPDVSRTPIPRFDLLEFDAYMDMSVQFSRGCPFQCEFCDIIVLYGRKPRTKTPAQLLAELERLYELGWRRSIFMVDDNFIGNKRNVKLLLKELKPWMVKHDYPFSFTTEASVDLAQDRELMDMMVQCNFGGVFLGIETPDAESLTLTRKYQNTRDSLSEAVHAIMQSGLRVMAGFIIGFDGEKQGAGDRIVQFVEKTAIPAAIFSMLQALPDTALWHRLNKEGRLRSGLGNINQTTLMNFVPTRPLEEIAGEYVEAFWKLYEPARFLDRTYRQFLILGQAKYPRIRQTAKKKLTWAMIRPLLIVCWRQGIVRNTRWQFWRNLYGIYQHYRSGWKRYLFVCAQLEHLLEYRQIVKEQIQSQLAEYLAAEAKLRERTEESELIKNNAQ; from the coding sequence ATGCGGATTTTACTGATTTACCCCCTGTTTCCTCAAAGTTTTTGGTCTTTTGAGAAAACCTTGGCTCTGATGAATCGTAAGGTGTCGTTGCCACCGTTGGGTTTGGTGACTGTAGCAGCTATTCTTCCCCAAGACTGGGAGTTTAAGTTAGTAGACCGGAATTTTCGTCAGATAACTGAAGCGGAGTGGGCTTGGGCAGATTTAGTCATTCTCTCAGCGATGATTGTCCAAAAGCAGGATCTCCTCAATCAAATTCAGGAGGCGAAACAGCGAGGCAAAGCTGTTGCAGTAGGGGGACCTTATCCCACCAGCTTACCCGATGAAGCCAAAGCAGCGGGGGCTGATTATTTGATTCTTGATGAAGGAGAAATTACCCTACCGATGTTTGTAGAAGCGATTGAACGGGGTGACACTGGCGGGGTTTTCCGGTCTGGGGGAGAAAAGCCCGATGTCAGCCGCACACCCATCCCGCGCTTCGACCTACTGGAGTTTGACGCATATATGGATATGTCAGTCCAGTTTTCACGGGGGTGTCCCTTTCAGTGTGAATTCTGCGACATCATTGTCCTCTATGGTCGCAAACCTCGAACTAAAACCCCAGCACAACTCCTGGCTGAATTAGAACGTCTCTATGAGTTGGGGTGGCGACGCAGCATTTTTATGGTGGATGATAACTTCATTGGGAATAAGCGCAATGTCAAACTGCTGCTAAAAGAGTTGAAACCCTGGATGGTTAAACATGATTATCCTTTCTCTTTCACCACGGAAGCATCAGTGGATTTGGCACAAGATCGAGAACTGATGGATATGATGGTGCAGTGTAATTTTGGGGGTGTCTTTTTAGGAATTGAGACACCCGATGCAGAAAGCTTAACTTTAACTCGGAAGTACCAAAATACACGAGACTCTCTGAGTGAAGCAGTTCATGCAATTATGCAGTCAGGGCTGCGGGTAATGGCAGGATTTATTATTGGGTTTGATGGAGAAAAACAGGGAGCAGGCGATCGCATTGTCCAGTTTGTTGAGAAAACGGCTATTCCTGCTGCCATCTTCAGTATGTTGCAAGCCCTCCCTGATACTGCCCTCTGGCATCGGCTCAATAAAGAAGGACGGCTCCGAAGTGGATTGGGCAACATCAATCAAACTACATTGATGAACTTTGTACCAACCCGTCCGTTAGAAGAAATTGCTGGCGAATATGTTGAAGCATTTTGGAAGTTATACGAGCCAGCGCGCTTTCTAGACCGTACCTACCGTCAGTTTCTCATTTTGGGACAGGCAAAGTATCCCAGAATACGACAAACTGCTAAGAAAAAACTGACTTGGGCGATGATTCGACCGCTACTGATTGTTTGTTGGCGGCAAGGGATTGTCAGAAATACCCGTTGGCAGTTCTGGCGCAACCTTTATGGTATATACCAACATTATCGCAGCGGCTGGAAACGTTATTTATTTGTTTGCGCTCAACTAGAGCATTTACTGGAGTACCGCCAGATTGTCAAAGAGCAAATTCAATCCCAATTGGCTGAGTATCTAGCAGCAGAAGCAAAACTGCGAGAGCGGACGGAAGAGTCAGAATTAATCAAAAATAATGCTCAATAA